In the Aquimarina spinulae genome, TTATCACACTTTGATTTCAACCTCTACTCCACTTGGTAATTCCAACTTCATTAACGCATCAATCGTTTTTGAAGAAGAGCTATAAATATCCAAAAGCCTTTTATAAGAACTTAATTGAAATTGCTCTCTGGATTTTTTGTTTACGTGTGGAGAACGAAGCACCGTAAAAATTTTCTTATGTGTTGGCAAAGGAATTGGCCCAGTTACTACAGCTCCTGTACTCTTTACCGTCTTTACGATTTTCTCAGCAGACTTATCTACTAAGTTATGATCGTAAGATTTTAGTTTTATTCTGATTTTTTGACTCATTTCTGTAATAATTAAGCGTTAACTCCTTTTGCAGCTGCAATTACTTCTTCCGAAATATTAGAAGGAGTTTCAGCATAGTGAGAAAATTCCATTGTTGATGTTGCTCTACCAGATGACAATGTTCTTAATGTTGTTACATATCCAAACATTTCAGAAAGCGGAACAGTTGCTTTTACAGTTTTTGCACCAGCACGATCACCCATATCACTTACTTGCCCTCTACGACGGTTAAGATCACCTACGATATCACCCATATTTTCTTCTGGAGTAATAACCTCTAATTTCATAATTGGCTCCATAATTACGGCTTTAGCAGCTTTTGCTGAATTTTTAAAACCTAATTTAGCAGCTAATTCGAAAGATAGTTGATCAGAATCCACATCGTGATAAGATCCGTCAGTCAATGTTACCTTAATCGCATCCACTTCATAACCAGCTAAAGGTCCATTTACCATTGCCATTTTGAAACCTTTCTCTATAGAAGGAACAAATTCTTTTGGTACGTTTCCACCTTTTATCTTATTAATAAACTCAAGTCCAACTACACCTTCATCTGCTGGTTCAATTGTAAATACAATATCTGCAAATTTTCCTCGTCCACCAGATTGCTTCTTGTAAACTTCTCTATGTTCTGCTACAGCAGTAATAGCTTCTTTGTACTCTACTTGTGGTTGACCTTGATTTACTTCAACTTTGAATTCTCGTTTTAAACGATCTACAATAACATCCAAGTGAAGTTCACCCATTCCAGATATGATAGTCTGTCCTGAAGCTTCATCAGAACGCACTGTAAATGTTGGATCTTCTTCGGCCAGTTTCCCTAAGCCAATCCCTAATTTATCAACATCTGCTTTAGTCTTAGGCTCAACCGCGATACCAATTACAGGATCCGGAAAGTCCATAGATTCTAAAACAATAGGGTTTTTCTCATCTGTAAGTGTATCTCCTGTTTTGATAGATTTAAATCCAACAGCAGCACCAATATCTCCAGCTTCTATATACTCAATTGCATTTTGCTTATTAGCATGCATTTGATAGATACGAGAAATACGTTCTTTTTTACCAGAACGATTGTTTAACACATAAGAACCTGCATCTAAACGACCAGAATAAGCTCTAAAGAATGCTAAACGCCCTACAAAAGGATCTGTAGCAATTTTAAAAGCTAAAGCCGCAAAAGGCTCTTTTACATCTGGCTTACGTATCTCTTCTTGATCTGTATTAGGATTTATACCTGCAATACCTTCTTTATCTGTTGGAGAAGGTAAATAACGACATACCGCATCTAATAAAAACTGAACACCTTTATTTTTAAACGCAGATCCACAGATCATAGGAATAATACTCATATCCATTACAGCAGCTCTAAGTGCAGCATGCACTTCTTCTTCTGTAATCGATTCTTCATCTTCCATAAATTTCTCAAGAAGATCTTCATCATACGCAGCAACTTCTTCAATAAGTTTACCACGAAGCGTTCTTGCTTCTTCTTTAAGATCATCTGGAATATCAATAACATCAAACGTTGACCCTTGTCCTTCTTCATGCCATACAATAGCACGATTCTTTACCAAATCAACAATTCCTTTGAAATCTTCTTCGTCACCAATATTTAACACAATAGGTACTGCATTAGAACCTAGCATATCTTTAACCTGCTGACATACTTCCATAAAATTAGATCCTTGACGGTCCATCTTATTCACAAAACCGATTCTTGGTACTTTATAGTTATCAGCAAGTCTCCAGTTAGTTTCTGATTGTGGCTCTACACCATCAACAGCACTAAACAAAAACACTAACCCATCTAGTACACGCAAAGAACGATTTACCTCTACTGTAAAATCAACGTGACCCGGAGTATCAATTATATTAAAATGATACCCTTTAGTATCATCTACCGGTTTACCATTTTCTGTTGGAAAACTCCACTCACATGTTGTAGCAGCAGAAGTAATCGTGATACCACGTTCTTGCTCTTGCTCCATCCAATCCATAGTAGCTGCACCATCATGCACCTCACCAATTTTATGACTCACCCCAGTATAATAAAGAATACGTTCGGTGGTTGTAGTTTTCCCTGCGTCAATATGCGCAGCAATTCCTATATTTCTAGTATATTTTAAATCTCTAGCCATTTCTTAATGATTAAAATCTAAAGTGAGAGAATGCTTTATTTGCTTCAGCCATTTTATGAGTATCTACTCTTTTCTTAACAGCAGCTCCTTCTTCTTTTTCTGCAGCTATAATTTCTGCAGCAAGTTTCTGAGCCATAGATTTCTCATTTCTTTTACGTGAAAATTGAATCAACCACTTCATAGCGGTAGATATTTTACGATCTGGTCTGATTGGATTAGGAATTTGAAAAGTAGCTCCTCCTACACGACGGCTTCGCACCTCTACATGTGGCATTACATTAGATAAAGCATCTTTCCAAATTTCTAAAGACGTTTTTTCGTCATTTTGTTTTTTCTCTTCTACGATATCAATTGCATCATAGAATATTTTGAAAGCTGTCGATTTCTTTCCATCCCACATCATCATGTTCACAAAACGTGTAACTAATTGATCGTTAAAACGTGGATCTGGCAAAATCGGTCTTTTTTTAGCCTTTCTTTTTCTCATGTCTTCTTCTTAAAGTTTTTTGATTACTTCTTAGGGCGTTTAGCACCATACTTAGATCTACGTTGTGTTCTTCCTTCTACACCTGCGGTGTCTAAAGCTCCACGAACAATGTGATATCTAACTCCTGGTAAATCTTTTACCCTTCCACCTCTAACTAATACTATCGAGTGCTCCTGGAGGTTATGACCTTCACCACCGATGTACGCATTTACTTCTTTACCATTTGTTAACCTAACACGAGCTACTTTACGCATAGCTGAATTTGGTTTTTTTGGTGTAGTAGTATAAACACGTGTACAAACACCGCGGCGTTGCGGGCACGAATCCAAAGCAGCCGATTTACTCTTCTTAGTTATTTTGGCTCTACCTTTTCTTACTAATTGTGAAATTGTTGGCATAATTTGCTTTACACTATTATTAAAAATTTAAAAAAATATCCCTTTTAAAGGGCTGCAAAGGTAGAAATATTTTCGAGCAAATCAAATCCTAAGGGATTAATTTTTATTCGTTTATATATATCACCCGAAATAAACAAGGCAGAACAGTAATGTCACCAAACAAATCACAACAAAAACCTTCTGCATTAACCTAAACAGAAGACAAACATAATACTATAATATACGATTACAACATCTTACTATATTATAATGTATACATCTAACTAATTACACCAACTTTACAATAGCTACACTTTAAATTATTATAACCTATCCTTTGTCTAAAAAAAACACTTATCCAATAATAACATAAACTCCCAATATTGCATCCTTATATATACTATAATCAAATTTAAACACTTAATAGGCCCAAATCAAGACAACTCTTCTGCACAGCACTAAACTTTTACAACTTGTTAATCAATAAGAACACTCCTTACATTAAACCTAATACACAATACAAAATATTAAATTAATCAACCTAATCACTCCCCCTATCTACCTAGCACACAAAAACACAACATACGATTAAAATTAGAACTCAAATCACACCTTAATATCTAAATAAACTTTATTTAAACACATTATCATTCCTACAAGCGAAAAAAAAACAAATAAAAAAATCATTACAATTTCAACAAAAAAAAAGCAAAAAAAATGCATTTTCAACAACCGTTTTAAACTTTTAATTACAAAAAGTTGTTTTATTAAGATTTTATTAAGATTTTTGGAACTGGCTAATTCAAATAAATTATAAAATGAAAACAAAGTTTAGTGGAATTTTAACGCTATTACTAGCGTTTGTTGTGCAATTTACTTTTGCACAGGAAAAAGCAATTTCAGGAACTGTAACCGATGATAAAGGGTTACCTCTTCCTGGAGTTAATGTTATTGTGAAAAATACAGCAAATGGTACTCAAACTGATTTCGATGGTAAATATACCATTCAGGCAACTCAGGGCGCAGTACTTTCTTTCAGCTATGTCGGATTCGACTCGAAAGATGTGGTGGTTGGCGACGGTAACTCAATTAATCTTCAATTATCAGCTTCAGCTTCGGAACTAGAAGAAGTTGTTATAACTGCTCAAGGGCTTAAAAGAGGGAAAAAAGCTATTGGATACGCATTACAGCAGGTAGATAGCGAAGATATTATTGAATCAGGCTCTACAAATGCAGTAGATGCATTAGTAGGAAAAGCTGCTGGTATACAAATTACCAGATCATCTGGATCTGCAGGTGGTGGTTCCAGAATACTGGTTCGTGGTGTAACCTCGTTGATTGGAAACAATCAACCTCTTATTGTTATTGATGGGGTAAGAACAAATAATGAAACCTTATCTACTGAAGGAAACACTGCGGGAACAGCACAATCTAATCGTTTAATGGATCTTAATACAGAAGATATTAAATCCTTAACAGTATTAAAAGGGGCGGCCGCTACAGCATTATATGGAACTGCTGGATCAACCGGTGTTATTGTTATCGAAACTAAAAAAGGGAATAAAGATCAGAGATTTAGTATAGATTTCACTTCCCAGACTACGATTGATCAAGTAACTTCTGTTTTTGATCTTCAAAATATATTTGCTCAAGGTTCTGGTGGAACATATGCAGACCCATCTACAGGAGCAAGTGGTTCTTGGGGACCTAGAATATCTGATTTAGAATATTCTACAAACTCTAGTCACCCAAATGCTCCAGGAGCGAGTGCTTTTGATTCTAATGGACGATATCTTTATGACCCAAATGGTTTTTTAGTTCCTAGAGGAACAGGAAATGGGCAAGCAGCTAATACTTACGATAACGTAGGTGATTTTTTCACAACAGCAGTTAGCACCCTTCACTCTCTTGGGGTTCAAGGTGGTGCAGAAAATTCATCTTACAGATTTTCAACCTCTTATCTTGATGGCGAAGGAGTAGTTCCTAATGAGCTTTATGATCGATTCACTGCATCTTTAGCAGGAGATTTACAAGCTACAGAAAAATTAAGTTTTAGTACTACATTAAATTATGCAAAATCTGATTTTCAAAGGGTTCAACAAGGATCTAACACCTCTGGGCTTCTGTTAGGATTACTAAGAACTCCTGCATCATTTGATAACTCAGGAGGCTATGGTAGAGATGCCGTTGATACTCCTGCTGCTTATATATTCTCAAATGGAAACCAAAGAAACTATCGTGGTGGTGGTGGATATGACAATCCATATTGGACAGTCAACAATACCCTTCGAGATGAAGAGGTTAATAGAGTATATGGTAGTTTCAAATTAAACTACCAAGCTCACCCATGGCTTAATGTTGGGTTTAATGTAGGTACAGATTATACAAATGACCGAAGAAAGCAAAATTTCGAAATCAATTCAAGAACGCAATCATCAGGTCAAGTAATCAAGGATGAGTTCAACACTTCTATTATTGATTCTTATTTAAATCTTACAGGATCAGGAGAAATAACTACAGATTTTACTTTAAATTATTTGGTTGGAGCCAATTTGTTTTCTTTCAAAAGGTCTAGACTAAATGTTTCAGGAACAAATTTACTTTTTCAAAACTTTTTGGATTTAAGTAATGCTACTGACGTTACCTCTTTTGAAACCCTTACCCGATATAGAACTCTTGGTGTTTTCGGACAGATAGAATTTGGATGGAAAGACGCAATATTTATTACTGCTACAGGTAGAAATGACTGGGATACTAGATTAGCAGGAACGGGAGATAATTTTGACTTAGGAAGTTTAAGTTTCTTTTACCCTTCTGTTTCTTCTTCTATTGTTTTTTCAGAATTCTTACCTGAGAATGATATTCTTACTCTTGGTAAACTAAGAGGTTCTTGGGCCCAAGTAGGAGCCCCACCTCCATTTGCATATTTAACCTCTACTTCATTTGAAGTTGATCCTATTGGAGATGGATGGGGGAATGCGAATAGCTTCCCAATTGTAGGGCAAACAGGTTTTGAATTAGATAATGTTCGAGGTAATTCTTCACTAACTCCTGAAATATCTGAAACTATTGAGGTTGGTGCTGATTTACGTTTTTTTAATGATAGATTTGGAATTGACTTCACCTATTACAAAAGAAAAACCAAGGATGCTATTCTAAATGCATCACTACCGTCATCTACAGGTTCTACCAATGTATGGCTAAATGCAGGTAGACTAACTTCTGATGGTATCGAATTAGTTGTTGATGGAACACCTGTACGAAATGACAATTTTACCTGGAACACTCAGTTCAACTTTACGAAATCTGAAAGTGTTGTTGACGAACTTGCTCCAGGATTAGAACGTCTTTTCCTTGCAGGCTTTAACAGTGCAGGTACATACCTAGTTGCCGGTAACCCATATGGAGCTATTTTTGGAGGTGCATACTTAAGAGAAGGCGCTGGTGGCGCAAATGATGATGGCTTAAATATCCCGAGTGGCTCTGTTGTAATTAATGACGACCCTACTTCATCTGAATACGGATATCAAGCAGTAGATCCAACTCAACGATCGATTGGTAATCCAAATCCTGATTTTATTTTAGGATGGAAAAATAGCTTTAGCTATAAAAGAATTAATTTCTCATTTCTATTAGATTGGAGACAAGGTGGTGATCTTTGGAATGGAACGGCATGGGCTCTTTCTTTCTTTGGTAGATCTCAAATTACAGCAGAAACAAGACAAGAGGCTCCAGCACCGATTCAAGGAGTTTTATCTGATGGATCAGCAAATAACATTCCTGTGGTAAGAGATCAATCATACTGGCAATCTTCACTTGGTGGATTTGGAGCTGTAGGAGAACAATTTGTTCAAGATGGTGGTTGGATAAGACTTAGAGAAGTTGGTTTATCTTATAGCTTTCCTGAAAAAATGTTTGGAGGCAAATTTGTAAAAGGAGGATCAATTGGTGTAACTGGTAGAAATCTTTGGTTTACTTCTGATTATGAAGGTATCGATCCGGAAACCAGTCTAACAGGTACAGGTAATGGACAAGGCTTTGATTATTTCAATATGCCAAGTACAAAATCTGTAATTTTTAAACTATCACTTAAATTCTAAAAAATATTATGAAATCACATATTTTTAAAATACAATTTATCTTTTTATTGTGCATCGCCACAATATCTTGTGAAAATTTTTTAGATGAAAATCTAAACGTAGACCCAAATAAACCTTCTTCAGTTCCTGTTAGTGCCATGTTACCCTCTATAGGTATCAATATTGCAGATGTTACAGGAGGTGATTTTTCTAGGTTTAACTGCCTGTTAACGCAACAAGTAGAAGGTGTTGCCAGACAATGGACATCTTTCAATAGTTATACAGGATTAACTCCTAATAGGTTTGATACTGCTTGGACTAATTTATATGAAGCAATTTTTATCGAACTAGATATTTATATAAAACAAAGTGAAGAATTAGGAGCTAATCATTATCTAGGTATTGGACAAATACTTCAGGCCTACTCATTAATGTTAGCCACTGATGTTTGGGGAGATATACCATATACCGAAGCAGGTCAAGGTCTTGACAACACTTCTCCTGTATATGATGATCAAGCTACAGTAATATACCCTGCGATTTTCTCCTTACTTCAAAGCGGTATTGAAAATCTAGGAAAAAACGATGGAGGTTTTGCTGTTGAAGGAGATGTTTTTTATAGTGGTGATACTGCATTATGGATAAAAGCTGCAAGAGCAATAAGAGCAAGAGCGCATTTACACCAAGATAATTATGCTGATGCTTTAACAGATGCTCAAGCATCTTTCACATCAAGAAGTGATAATTTAAGATTTACTTATGAAGCAACCAAACCTGGTCAATGGCATAGGTTTAATGATGGAAGAACAGGTGATATTGAATTTCACCCATTCATGAGTGGCTTAATGACAGCACTTAATGACACTGATAGATTAGCTATTTTTTCTGAAACATTTGTTACTGGTCATTCTTATTTGATTGATGCCTTTGGCCAGGATTTAATTTCATATAGAGAAATTAAATTCATAGAAGCTGAATGTTTACTAAGAACAGGAGGAAGTGACGCCGCAATTTCTACAGCTTATTTAGCAGGTATCGAAGCATCATTTGAAGAAGTAGGCCTTACAAATGCACAATACACCACCTACATCGGCAATGCTACTGTTAACCCTGGCGTAGGAAGTATTGCATTAGATCCTCATGTTTATACTCAAAAATATATTGGGCTTTTTGTTCAACCAGAAGTATACAACGACTATAGAAGGACCGGATTTCCTAATTTAACACCAACTTCGGGAACACAAGTTCCTGTGAGATGGAATTATAGTAGTGACGAGTTATTGTTTAACACAAATACTCCTGGCCCAAGTGAAGCTGATTTATATAAACCAAGAGTTGATTGGAATCTATAAAATTTTTAATTTTCCAAATTAGAAATTGGCTCACAACCAAAAGTAGACATAGCGTTAATTTTCAATAGCTTACTACTATATAAAAACAAAAGAACCTGTAATTTAGTTTACAGGTTCTTTTTTGTTTTTAATGTCTTATCTCATTATAAAGTAGCAATAAACTATTGCTAATATTTGGTCTCTTTAGATTGTAATTATATATTTTTTAATAGTGAAAAGTTGTTTTATTAAGATATTATGATGATTTTTGGAGCTGGCTAATTCAAATAAATTGTAAAATGAGAACAAAGTTTAGTGGAATTCTAACGCTTTTACTAGCGTTTGTCGTGCAATTCACTTTTGCACAAGAAAAAACGATTTCAGGAACTGTAACCGATGATAAAGGGTTACCTCTTCCTGGAGTTAATGTTGTTGTAAAAAATACAGCAAGTGGTACTCAAACCGATTTTGATGGAAACTATACCATCCAAACAAATCGAGGTGCTGTACTTTCCTTTAGTTATGTTGGATTTAATCCTAAAGATGTAATAATTGGAGATAGTAACACTATCAATATCCAATTAGTTACCTCTGCTTCTGAATTAGAAGAAGTAGTAATCACCGGACAAGGTTCTGGTATAGCTAAAAGAAAATTATCTACTACTGTAGATTTTTTAACAGCCGATCAAGTAGACAAATTACCTTCTAATCAAATAGATCAATTATTACAGTCTACTACGCCTAGTGCGCAAATAAGGTTAAGTTCTGGTCAACCTGGTACAGCAGCTATCATAAGAACAAGAGGAGCTATTTCTGCTTCGACCTCGGCAACACCAGTAGTTATTGTTGACGGTATTCGTGTAGATAATTTAAATTCGAATCCTCAGTTAGGTATTGGAACAGGAGGTGCTGCGATTTCTGCATTAGCAGATATCCCTGTAGAATCTATAGAAAAAATAGAATATATTAAGGGAGGTGCAGCAACAACTTTATATGGTGCTGATGCGGCAAATGGTATCATCCAAATTATTACTAAGAAAGGTACTTCTGGTAAAACAAGATTTATGTTCGAAACTAAAGTTGGAGCGATCAAAGCGACTGAAGACTTTCTTAAATATAAAAGAACAGGTGAGGCTTTATTTGAACCTGGTCTTGCTATAGAATATAAAATAGGAGTTAATGGAGGTAATGAAAAAGTTACTTATAACTTTTCAGGTAGTTTATACGCAGATGACTCTTTCAATAGGTTAAATGAACAAGTAAGAAGAAACCTTTCTTTTGGTCTTGGTGCACAAGTAACTGATAGATTAAAATATCAAGGGTCTTTCTCTTATGTTGGTTTTGAATCTAACCTGGATTACAATGCAAATACTAGTTTTTCTAGATTTTCGGCTTTTGAAGGTGCTGGACGTGGAAACCTAGATGAATTAACAGAAGCTGAATGGCAAGATGAATTAAATCGTTCTAATAACATTGGAGCTCAAGTAGACATAAATAGTACTGTAAATCGTTTTACAAACTCTAACAAATTTACTTACGATTTTACAGATAGTTTTCAAGCAAATGCAATTATAGGTGTTGATTCTAGAACACAGACACAACAAGAGGTTGGATCTAATGCACTTCAAATCGCTCAAGGGTCGATTAACCCTGGTACAACCGATCAAGCATACTTAAACCGACTAGTGAGACACGCTTTTACAGTTACTGGTGATCTTAATTTTACGCACAGAGCTAATTTAGAAAACTTCTCATTTGTAACTGTTTTTGGAGGACAATTTTTTAGATCAACAGACAGACAGTATAATACAGGAGGCTCAGGTGGAGTTGATGGTACTACTGATTTAGGTTTTTTCCCAACTCAAACAACGGATGATTTTATTTTAGAAAATGCTAATTATGGAGTGTACTTTTTAGAGAATATTGGGATTTATGATGTAGCCTTTCTTGAATTTGGTGGTCGACTAGATCAAAATACTCAAGCGGGTAAAAATACAGATCCTTTATTCTTACCTAAAATCGGTATTACCTATAATATTTCTGATCATGATTTTTATTATGACAGTGGTATAAAAGATATTTTATCTACTGTGAAGTTAAGAGCGAACTATGGTGAAGCAACAAATTTTGCACGAGCGTTTTCACAAGATAAAACCTTTAATCTTAATCCATTTTTAGGAGCTCCATCTTTTATCTTTAACAACCCTGGAAATGATGATTTAATTTCTGAAACTGTTATTACCACAGAATATGGTATCGAATTAGGATTGTTTAATGACAGAATTAATCTAAGTGGTACAAGATATGTTGCGACAACAGAAGATGCATTATTTACTCCTGGACAGCCACCAACTAGTGGTCAATTTAATCAAATCCAAAATATTGGTGAAATTAAAAATGAGGGATGGGAACTTGCCTTGAGTGCTGATGTTATTAGAAGCGAAAAGCACACTTTAAACGTTAACTTTTCTTACAACACGAACGAAAATAGTGTAGTTAGTACTGGTGGTGCTCCTGCATTTAATGTTGGTGGATTTACTGTTATCGGATCTTGGGTAGAAGAAGGAGAA is a window encoding:
- the rpsJ gene encoding 30S ribosomal protein S10 codes for the protein MSQKIRIKLKSYDHNLVDKSAEKIVKTVKSTGAVVTGPIPLPTHKKIFTVLRSPHVNKKSREQFQLSSYKRLLDIYSSSSKTIDALMKLELPSGVEVEIKV
- the fusA gene encoding elongation factor G; its protein translation is MARDLKYTRNIGIAAHIDAGKTTTTERILYYTGVSHKIGEVHDGAATMDWMEQEQERGITITSAATTCEWSFPTENGKPVDDTKGYHFNIIDTPGHVDFTVEVNRSLRVLDGLVFLFSAVDGVEPQSETNWRLADNYKVPRIGFVNKMDRQGSNFMEVCQQVKDMLGSNAVPIVLNIGDEEDFKGIVDLVKNRAIVWHEEGQGSTFDVIDIPDDLKEEARTLRGKLIEEVAAYDEDLLEKFMEDEESITEEEVHAALRAAVMDMSIIPMICGSAFKNKGVQFLLDAVCRYLPSPTDKEGIAGINPNTDQEEIRKPDVKEPFAALAFKIATDPFVGRLAFFRAYSGRLDAGSYVLNNRSGKKERISRIYQMHANKQNAIEYIEAGDIGAAVGFKSIKTGDTLTDEKNPIVLESMDFPDPVIGIAVEPKTKADVDKLGIGLGKLAEEDPTFTVRSDEASGQTIISGMGELHLDVIVDRLKREFKVEVNQGQPQVEYKEAITAVAEHREVYKKQSGGRGKFADIVFTIEPADEGVVGLEFINKIKGGNVPKEFVPSIEKGFKMAMVNGPLAGYEVDAIKVTLTDGSYHDVDSDQLSFELAAKLGFKNSAKAAKAVIMEPIMKLEVITPEENMGDIVGDLNRRRGQVSDMGDRAGAKTVKATVPLSEMFGYVTTLRTLSSGRATSTMEFSHYAETPSNISEEVIAAAKGVNA
- the rpsG gene encoding 30S ribosomal protein S7 encodes the protein MRKRKAKKRPILPDPRFNDQLVTRFVNMMMWDGKKSTAFKIFYDAIDIVEEKKQNDEKTSLEIWKDALSNVMPHVEVRSRRVGGATFQIPNPIRPDRKISTAMKWLIQFSRKRNEKSMAQKLAAEIIAAEKEEGAAVKKRVDTHKMAEANKAFSHFRF
- the rpsL gene encoding 30S ribosomal protein S12; its protein translation is MPTISQLVRKGRAKITKKSKSAALDSCPQRRGVCTRVYTTTPKKPNSAMRKVARVRLTNGKEVNAYIGGEGHNLQEHSIVLVRGGRVKDLPGVRYHIVRGALDTAGVEGRTQRRSKYGAKRPKK
- a CDS encoding SusC/RagA family TonB-linked outer membrane protein — translated: MKTKFSGILTLLLAFVVQFTFAQEKAISGTVTDDKGLPLPGVNVIVKNTANGTQTDFDGKYTIQATQGAVLSFSYVGFDSKDVVVGDGNSINLQLSASASELEEVVITAQGLKRGKKAIGYALQQVDSEDIIESGSTNAVDALVGKAAGIQITRSSGSAGGGSRILVRGVTSLIGNNQPLIVIDGVRTNNETLSTEGNTAGTAQSNRLMDLNTEDIKSLTVLKGAAATALYGTAGSTGVIVIETKKGNKDQRFSIDFTSQTTIDQVTSVFDLQNIFAQGSGGTYADPSTGASGSWGPRISDLEYSTNSSHPNAPGASAFDSNGRYLYDPNGFLVPRGTGNGQAANTYDNVGDFFTTAVSTLHSLGVQGGAENSSYRFSTSYLDGEGVVPNELYDRFTASLAGDLQATEKLSFSTTLNYAKSDFQRVQQGSNTSGLLLGLLRTPASFDNSGGYGRDAVDTPAAYIFSNGNQRNYRGGGGYDNPYWTVNNTLRDEEVNRVYGSFKLNYQAHPWLNVGFNVGTDYTNDRRKQNFEINSRTQSSGQVIKDEFNTSIIDSYLNLTGSGEITTDFTLNYLVGANLFSFKRSRLNVSGTNLLFQNFLDLSNATDVTSFETLTRYRTLGVFGQIEFGWKDAIFITATGRNDWDTRLAGTGDNFDLGSLSFFYPSVSSSIVFSEFLPENDILTLGKLRGSWAQVGAPPPFAYLTSTSFEVDPIGDGWGNANSFPIVGQTGFELDNVRGNSSLTPEISETIEVGADLRFFNDRFGIDFTYYKRKTKDAILNASLPSSTGSTNVWLNAGRLTSDGIELVVDGTPVRNDNFTWNTQFNFTKSESVVDELAPGLERLFLAGFNSAGTYLVAGNPYGAIFGGAYLREGAGGANDDGLNIPSGSVVINDDPTSSEYGYQAVDPTQRSIGNPNPDFILGWKNSFSYKRINFSFLLDWRQGGDLWNGTAWALSFFGRSQITAETRQEAPAPIQGVLSDGSANNIPVVRDQSYWQSSLGGFGAVGEQFVQDGGWIRLREVGLSYSFPEKMFGGKFVKGGSIGVTGRNLWFTSDYEGIDPETSLTGTGNGQGFDYFNMPSTKSVIFKLSLKF
- a CDS encoding SusD/RagB family nutrient-binding outer membrane lipoprotein, with the translated sequence MKSHIFKIQFIFLLCIATISCENFLDENLNVDPNKPSSVPVSAMLPSIGINIADVTGGDFSRFNCLLTQQVEGVARQWTSFNSYTGLTPNRFDTAWTNLYEAIFIELDIYIKQSEELGANHYLGIGQILQAYSLMLATDVWGDIPYTEAGQGLDNTSPVYDDQATVIYPAIFSLLQSGIENLGKNDGGFAVEGDVFYSGDTALWIKAARAIRARAHLHQDNYADALTDAQASFTSRSDNLRFTYEATKPGQWHRFNDGRTGDIEFHPFMSGLMTALNDTDRLAIFSETFVTGHSYLIDAFGQDLISYREIKFIEAECLLRTGGSDAAISTAYLAGIEASFEEVGLTNAQYTTYIGNATVNPGVGSIALDPHVYTQKYIGLFVQPEVYNDYRRTGFPNLTPTSGTQVPVRWNYSSDELLFNTNTPGPSEADLYKPRVDWNL
- a CDS encoding TonB-dependent receptor domain-containing protein; the encoded protein is MRTKFSGILTLLLAFVVQFTFAQEKTISGTVTDDKGLPLPGVNVVVKNTASGTQTDFDGNYTIQTNRGAVLSFSYVGFNPKDVIIGDSNTINIQLVTSASELEEVVITGQGSGIAKRKLSTTVDFLTADQVDKLPSNQIDQLLQSTTPSAQIRLSSGQPGTAAIIRTRGAISASTSATPVVIVDGIRVDNLNSNPQLGIGTGGAAISALADIPVESIEKIEYIKGGAATTLYGADAANGIIQIITKKGTSGKTRFMFETKVGAIKATEDFLKYKRTGEALFEPGLAIEYKIGVNGGNEKVTYNFSGSLYADDSFNRLNEQVRRNLSFGLGAQVTDRLKYQGSFSYVGFESNLDYNANTSFSRFSAFEGAGRGNLDELTEAEWQDELNRSNNIGAQVDINSTVNRFTNSNKFTYDFTDSFQANAIIGVDSRTQTQQEVGSNALQIAQGSINPGTTDQAYLNRLVRHAFTVTGDLNFTHRANLENFSFVTVFGGQFFRSTDRQYNTGGSGGVDGTTDLGFFPTQTTDDFILENANYGVYFLENIGIYDVAFLEFGGRLDQNTQAGKNTDPLFLPKIGITYNISDHDFYYDSGIKDILSTVKLRANYGEATNFARAFSQDKTFNLNPFLGAPSFIFNNPGNDDLISETVITTEYGIELGLFNDRINLSGTRYVATTEDALFTPGQPPTSGQFNQIQNIGEIKNEGWELALSADVIRSEKHTLNVNFSYNTNENSVVSTGGAPAFNVGGFTVIGSWVEEGESLGYLRGTSAAPNGDGTYTFTPNSPLGDTFAPYFGSFGINYTWDKFNFFMTGDYQFGGKIVDLSFLLRHLRGADDTGIPEDLVGTTSPFNYVNYFTYDNDFVKIRNIGINYSLGDKLGIFENVIIGFTVTNPFNWTAGDFDPETTGSGINLQNGFSSGGFAYGTESAPRTYMTSLKFQF